The window gcagatcaggtTTAGACCTTCCCTGTGAGttacattgctttggataaaagcactgGCGAAATTACATTTTCGTGATTACTTTCCCAGCACCAAAGATGAGTGACATGAGAGACAAGCCAGTTGTGAGCTATGTTGGTGACTCAGTGGTGATTGATTGTAAATCAAAGAAACCTCCGGTCTATTGGCTCTGGTATAAAGTCAATGGGACCGAGAAGGTGAGTAACACACCACATAGCCTTGATGGTACTCTTGGGCACTGTGAAGGAATATGACTAAGTGTATCTTCTGGTGCTTGGATCTTTCAGGAGCTTATTGACACGGGAGCTAACTCTTCGCGCCACAGGATGCATGTCAACGCCGAAGGGTATCATTCCAAACTGACGGTGCTGCTGGTGAACGAGTCTGATGCCGGGATCTACTCATGCAGCGCGGTCTTCCACATCGGCGCCAGTGAAGGCCACGTGGAACTACGGGTTATCACCTTCATAGAACCCCTCAAGCCTTTCCTAGCCATCCTGGTGGAGGTTGTCGTCTTGGTCTTCCTTATTCTACTGTGTGAGAAACGCAACTCGCGGAAGCAAAACCACTCAGGTAAAACCAGTGGAACAACCAGAGCTTGTTTCATTTCATGTGGGCAGGTTATAAATCTTATCATTAGAAATGGGGCTTATCAACATAACCTCCTCGACATCTCGGGGGTGACATTGTGTTGATAAACACAAGAGTAAACTGTCGTTCTTCTCAGGAAATGAAAATCAAAGTGCCCAAACCAGTAAGCTGTAAGTATTTTTAAATCTGtcaaaatgtgttcatttatcaGATGATTTTATCCAACGCAACATAAAATTGGTGTATAATAACAGTCTCACAGCGGATAGTGCCAAGAAACATCGATCTATTTTATGATTTCAGGGCACAAGGAGAAAATGGGATGGAAGAAAGTTCCACAATAAGACAAAGAAAGATGTAAACATCAACAGAGGTCAAAGTCATATCAGGTTTGATCTGTTTCAACTCATTTTCATCAGAATATAAAATTCATTTACATTCAAGAAAGAATGTTTTAGCATTTGAATTCCAAACTGCTTCCTGAAATAAACCATAATGGATTCAGTCACTGGTAAATCTATTCATGAAATGTTCCTAGTGCTTTTGTTTTCAGAGGTTGAGGTATTTTGGATGATTATTGTTGCAAAACTATGGCCACAGTCTGTCACAAATGAATAGTTGCAATGTATTTTGTAACCCAAAGAAAAGTGAGTCAGCCTTACTGAATGAGGAGTTCCATATCTTTCTGTATGCTTGTGTTATTCATGTTTGCTCCGGTTCTTCCATATCCTGCTTGAGAACATATTAGcactaggggtgggcgatactGCAAAATTTGGTATTGATCCGATACCAAGTAAATACAAGGCCAGTATTTGGCGCATTGGCATTGCTTTCCCCTACACAAAAGTAGATCAGATGCTTTTCAAAGTAAAAAGTATCGGTAtcggcaatactggccctgtatttacttggTATCGGATCGATACCAAATTTTGCAGTATCGCCCACCCAAAGTTTGCATAatc of the Hypomesus transpacificus isolate Combined female unplaced genomic scaffold, fHypTra1 scaffold_31, whole genome shotgun sequence genome contains:
- the emb gene encoding embigin: MSSTLIHSLWFLLVLFSRGIDTTETPPPLVPDDPPALLEKSVVLKGDSHVENVELLEPIKVKLDCTWTGNKTKLPNITGYWKKDGIEIDNTQVRVQLENERYNLKKVFSINKDNLGDYSCVFVGSQDGAKIDFHLAAPKMSDMRDKPVVSYVGDSVVIDCKSKKPPVYWLWYKVNGTEKELIDTGANSSRHRMHVNAEGYHSKLTVLLVNESDAGIYSCSAVFHIGASEGHVELRVITFIEPLKPFLAILVEVVVLVFLILLCEKRNSRKQNHSGNENQSAQTSKLAQGENGMEESSTIRQRKM